In Duganella zoogloeoides, a single genomic region encodes these proteins:
- a CDS encoding O-antigen ligase family protein, giving the protein MMHNTLSQKPVSTVFFNSLLFAPPFLFLIARGGTGLFSLVYLLVAIACWRAVRTVAAPHIREVVPLLLAFAVPLLLALGYYVFDPEVRLRDLERPVRSLAAAAALLVVLVWRPSRRFLWWGLIAGAVAGAVFISYQRWVLGMDRPGGLINAITFGDISLCMGLMCLAASRDFHGRAVLWPVLGALAGLVGSVATGTRGGWVAAILAVILLLRYGNVLGGRYRKGAALLVPVLLAMSFLVPQTGARERAMQGVADVEQYFAGGNTFTNMGVRLELWHTATELIAEHPWLGRSVAAVDRAKQAMVARGEAPAYILDLDHFHNDALHATVFGGVVGLLAWAGTLLLPFLFFRRQLHRGRAQRRDVTAPALAGMLLVVCYFGFGLTEVIFWTIHSSVFYALMLFMLAGLCLTAPRQSVTG; this is encoded by the coding sequence ATGATGCATAATACCTTATCGCAAAAGCCTGTCAGCACTGTCTTTTTCAACAGCCTGTTGTTTGCGCCACCATTCCTGTTTTTGATCGCACGCGGCGGTACCGGCTTGTTCAGCCTGGTCTACTTGCTGGTGGCGATCGCCTGCTGGCGCGCCGTCCGTACTGTTGCCGCACCGCATATACGCGAGGTTGTACCGCTGCTGCTGGCCTTTGCTGTTCCCCTGTTGCTGGCCCTTGGATACTACGTATTCGATCCCGAGGTGCGGCTGCGCGACCTCGAGCGCCCGGTGCGTTCGCTGGCCGCTGCCGCTGCGCTGCTGGTGGTGCTGGTGTGGCGGCCATCGCGCCGCTTCCTGTGGTGGGGCCTGATCGCCGGCGCTGTCGCTGGCGCGGTGTTCATCAGCTACCAGCGCTGGGTACTGGGCATGGATCGCCCCGGCGGCTTGATCAACGCGATTACGTTCGGCGATATTTCGTTGTGCATGGGCTTGATGTGCCTGGCGGCCTCGCGCGACTTCCACGGCCGCGCCGTGCTGTGGCCGGTGCTGGGCGCGCTGGCTGGCCTGGTCGGCTCGGTCGCTACCGGCACCCGTGGCGGCTGGGTGGCCGCAATCCTGGCGGTGATATTGCTGCTGCGTTATGGCAATGTGCTGGGTGGCCGCTACCGCAAGGGCGCAGCGCTGCTGGTGCCGGTACTGCTGGCGATGTCGTTCCTGGTGCCGCAAACCGGGGCGCGCGAGCGGGCCATGCAGGGCGTGGCCGATGTCGAGCAATATTTCGCAGGTGGTAACACGTTTACCAATATGGGTGTACGGCTCGAGCTGTGGCACACCGCCACCGAGCTGATCGCCGAGCACCCGTGGCTGGGCCGCAGCGTGGCGGCGGTGGACCGCGCCAAGCAGGCCATGGTGGCCCGCGGCGAGGCGCCGGCTTACATACTCGATCTCGATCACTTCCACAACGACGCGCTGCACGCCACCGTGTTCGGCGGCGTGGTCGGGCTGCTGGCCTGGGCCGGCACACTGCTGCTGCCGTTCCTGTTCTTCCGCCGTCAGTTGCACCGTGGCAGGGCACAGCGCCGCGATGTCACGGCGCCGGCGCTGGCCGGCATGTTGCTGGTGGTCTGCTACTTCGGCTTCGGCCTGACCGAAGTGATTTTCTGGACCATCCACAGCAGCGTGTTTTATGCGCTGATGTTGTTCATGCTGGCCGGCCTGTGCCTGACCGCGCCGCGTCAGTCGGTGACCGGGTAG